The Brachyhypopomus gauderio isolate BG-103 chromosome 1, BGAUD_0.2, whole genome shotgun sequence genome includes a window with the following:
- the LOC143526072 gene encoding uncharacterized protein LOC143526072, translating into MMLASQASDSTNAANSSNTGNSTNTGNSKPSGNSTNTVNSTSTGNFTNSSNNSNSKASGNSTNTVNSTSTINSTNSSNKTSTSVASQSSNSTNPGGFLNRIMSLHIINSNRAGASLTNSVAPFLASSFLLLWTSLASLLLSAVLHF; encoded by the exons ATGATGC TTGCTTCTCAAGCATCTGATTCTACCAACGCTGCCAACTCTTCAAACACaggcaactctacaaacacaggcaactccaaacccagtggcaactctacaaacacagtcaaCTCTACAAGCACTGGCAACTTCACCAATTCTTCTAATAACA gcaactccAAAGCCAGTGGCAACTCTACAAATACAGTCAACTCTACAAGCACCATCAACTCCACCAATTCTTCTAATAAGA CTTCAACATCAGTTGCCTCTCAGTCATCCAATTCTACCAACCCCGGTGGCTTTTTAAACCGCATCATGTCTTTACACATCATTAACTCCAACAGAGCTG GAGCATCTCTAACCAACTCCGTGGCTCCGTTCTTGGCCAGCTCTTTTCTTCTGCTGTGGACGTCTCTCGCATCTCTTCTGCTTTCAGCTGTACTGCACTTCTAA